Proteins from a single region of Streptomyces glaucescens:
- a CDS encoding nucleotide pyrophosphatase/phosphodiesterase family protein, giving the protein MTAHAPARPTPLLVLDVVGLTPRLLDHMPHLKALARSGSRAPLGTVLPAVTCAAQSTFLTGTMPSEHGIVGNGWYFRELGDVLLWRQHNGLVAGDKLWDAARRVHPGYTVANICWWYAMGADTDYTVTPRPIYYADGRKEPDCYTRPADLHDELTRKLGTFPLFRFWGPGADLVSSRWIIDATRHIQRTRRPDLTLCYLPHLDYDLQRFGPDDPRSHRAAADLDAALAPLLDDARAEGRTVVALSEYGITRVSRPVDINRALRRAGLLEVHTQDGMEYLDPMASRAFAVADHQIAHVYVRRPEDLAEARAALDGLPGIDLLLDDEGKKAHHLDHPRSGELVAVAEPDAWFTYYYWLDDARAPDFARLVEIHRKPGYDPVELFMDPLDPYVKLKAAAALARKKLGLRYRMAVVPLDPSPVRGSHGRLPASDDDGPLLICSTPRAVGDRVAATDVKALLLHLAGLSRPAPQ; this is encoded by the coding sequence GTGACCGCCCACGCCCCGGCGCGTCCCACCCCGCTCCTCGTCCTCGACGTCGTCGGCCTCACCCCCCGCCTCCTCGATCACATGCCGCACCTGAAGGCGCTCGCCCGGTCCGGGTCCCGGGCGCCGCTCGGCACCGTGCTGCCCGCCGTCACCTGCGCCGCCCAGTCCACCTTCCTCACCGGCACCATGCCGTCCGAGCACGGCATCGTCGGCAACGGCTGGTACTTCCGCGAACTCGGCGACGTGCTGCTGTGGCGCCAGCACAACGGTCTGGTCGCCGGCGACAAGCTCTGGGACGCGGCCCGCCGGGTCCACCCCGGCTACACCGTGGCCAACATCTGCTGGTGGTACGCCATGGGCGCCGACACCGACTACACCGTCACCCCCCGTCCGATCTACTACGCCGACGGCCGCAAGGAACCCGACTGCTACACCCGCCCCGCCGACCTGCACGACGAACTCACCCGCAAACTCGGCACCTTCCCCCTCTTCCGCTTCTGGGGACCCGGTGCCGACCTGGTCTCCAGCCGCTGGATCATCGACGCCACCCGGCACATCCAGCGCACCCGCCGCCCGGACCTCACCCTGTGCTACCTCCCGCACCTCGACTACGACCTGCAGCGCTTCGGCCCCGACGACCCGCGCTCCCACCGCGCGGCCGCCGACCTGGACGCGGCGCTCGCCCCGCTGCTCGACGACGCCCGGGCCGAGGGCCGCACCGTCGTCGCGCTCTCCGAGTACGGCATCACCCGCGTGTCCCGGCCGGTCGACATCAACCGGGCGCTGCGCCGCGCCGGACTGCTGGAGGTGCACACCCAGGACGGCATGGAGTACCTCGACCCGATGGCGTCGCGCGCCTTCGCGGTCGCCGACCACCAGATCGCCCACGTCTACGTCCGCCGCCCCGAGGACCTGGCCGAGGCCCGCGCGGCCCTCGACGGCCTGCCCGGCATCGACCTGCTCCTCGACGACGAGGGCAAGAAGGCCCACCACCTCGACCACCCGCGCTCCGGCGAACTCGTCGCCGTCGCGGAACCGGACGCCTGGTTCACGTACTACTACTGGCTCGACGACGCCCGCGCGCCCGACTTCGCACGGCTCGTCGAGATCCACCGCAAGCCCGGCTACGACCCGGTCGAACTCTTCATGGACCCCCTCGACCCCTACGTCAAGCTGAAGGCGGCGGCGGCCCTGGCCCGCAAGAAGCTGGGCCTGCGCTACCGCATGGCGGTCGTGCCCCTGGACCCCTCACCTGTCCGCGGCAGCCACGGCCGCCTCCCGGCGAGTGACGACGACGGTCCGCTCCTCATCTGCTCCACCCCCCGCGCCGTCGGCGACCGCGTCGCGGCCACCGACGTCAAAGCACTCCTGCTGCACCTGGCCGGTCTCTCCCGGCCTGCCCCCCAGTGA
- a CDS encoding sugar phosphate isomerase/epimerase family protein, with protein sequence MNPSAEAPRPRSPLRFGYGTNGLADLRLDDALALLADLGYDGVGLTLDHMHLDPLAPGLAARTRRVADRLRALGLSVTVETGARYVLDPRRKHGPSLLDPDPEDRARRVDLLLRAVRVAAGLGAHAVHCFSGIPAAGTDPDTAWKRLADGLAPVLDAAGDAGVPLAVEPEPGHLLATLADFHHLRSLLGDPEPLGLTLDIGHCQCLEPLPPADCVRAAAPWLRHVQIEDMRRGVHEHLPFGDGEIDFPPVLAALAATGYQGLTVVELPRHSHAGPHFAELSLPFLRHAAPTPRGSTS encoded by the coding sequence ATGAACCCGAGCGCCGAAGCTCCCCGCCCCCGCTCGCCCCTCCGCTTCGGGTACGGCACCAACGGCCTCGCCGACCTCCGCCTCGACGACGCCCTGGCCCTGCTCGCCGACCTCGGCTACGACGGCGTCGGACTGACGCTGGACCACATGCACCTCGACCCGCTCGCCCCCGGCCTCGCCGCCCGCACCCGCCGGGTCGCGGACCGCCTCCGGGCCCTGGGTCTGTCGGTGACCGTCGAGACCGGCGCCCGCTATGTCCTGGACCCGCGCCGCAAGCACGGTCCCTCCCTGCTGGACCCGGACCCGGAGGACCGGGCCCGCCGCGTCGACCTGCTGCTGCGCGCGGTCCGGGTCGCCGCCGGCCTCGGCGCGCACGCCGTGCACTGCTTCAGCGGCATCCCCGCCGCCGGGACGGACCCGGACACGGCGTGGAAGCGCCTGGCCGACGGGCTCGCCCCCGTCCTGGACGCCGCCGGCGACGCCGGCGTCCCGCTCGCCGTCGAGCCCGAACCGGGGCACCTCCTGGCCACCCTCGCCGACTTCCACCACCTGCGCAGCCTCCTCGGCGACCCCGAACCGCTCGGTCTCACCCTCGACATCGGCCACTGCCAGTGCCTGGAACCGCTGCCGCCCGCCGACTGCGTCCGCGCCGCCGCCCCCTGGCTGCGCCATGTGCAGATCGAGGACATGCGGCGCGGAGTCCACGAGCACCTGCCGTTCGGCGACGGCGAGATCGACTTCCCGCCGGTCCTCGCGGCCCTGGCCGCCACCGGCTACCAGGGGCTCACCGTCGTCGAACTGCCCCGCCACTCGCACGCGGGCCCGCACTTCGCCGAGCTGTCCCTGCCCTTCCTCCGTCACGCGGCGCCCACCCCACGAGGGAGCACCTCATGA
- a CDS encoding EboA domain-containing protein yields MTHAQPGPGTSPAAALLARGPLDDLHAHLDAELPGAARAWLDQALAEAAAHPGAHGPVAVWELRFAEAGRRCGTAYADAARVLILRAARADPAALGRVYSQGTAAERRAVLHALPHLVPGPDALPLVEDALRTNDTRLLAAAVGPYAARHLDPHGWRHAVLKCLFTGVPVEAVAGLGERARGDAQLARMLADHAAERSAAGRPVPEDLRRVLALTDRAPSSTPHSPDAPHGKES; encoded by the coding sequence ATGACCCACGCACAGCCCGGCCCCGGGACCTCCCCGGCCGCGGCCCTCCTCGCCCGGGGCCCGCTGGACGACCTCCACGCCCACCTCGACGCCGAACTGCCCGGAGCCGCCCGGGCCTGGCTCGACCAGGCCCTCGCCGAGGCCGCCGCGCACCCCGGCGCGCACGGCCCGGTCGCGGTGTGGGAGCTGCGGTTCGCCGAGGCCGGCCGCCGCTGCGGCACCGCGTACGCGGACGCCGCCCGGGTGCTGATCCTGCGGGCCGCCCGCGCCGACCCCGCCGCGCTCGGCCGCGTCTACTCCCAGGGCACCGCCGCCGAACGCCGAGCCGTCCTGCACGCCCTGCCCCACCTGGTGCCGGGCCCGGACGCGCTGCCACTCGTCGAGGACGCCCTGCGCACCAACGACACCCGGCTGCTGGCCGCCGCCGTCGGCCCGTACGCCGCCCGGCACCTCGACCCGCACGGCTGGCGCCACGCCGTACTGAAGTGCCTGTTCACCGGCGTGCCGGTCGAGGCGGTGGCGGGCCTTGGGGAGCGCGCCCGCGGCGACGCGCAACTGGCCCGCATGCTCGCCGACCACGCCGCCGAACGATCCGCCGCCGGCCGCCCCGTCCCCGAGGACCTGCGCCGCGTACTGGCCCTGACCGACCGCGCGCCCTCGTCCACGCCGCACTCACCGGACGCCCCCCACGGCAAGGAGTCCTGA
- a CDS encoding TatD family hydrolase, with protein sequence MRIFDPHIHMTSRTTDDYEAMYAAGVRAVVEPSFWLGQPRTSPATFVDYFDSLLGWEPFRAAQYGIAHHCTIALNPKEANDPRCRPVLDELPRYLVKDQVVAVGEIGYDSMTPAEDSAFAAQLQLAADHGLPALVHTPHRDKLAGLRRTLDVVRESALPPERVLVDHLNETTVKEAKDSGCWLGFSVYPDTKMDEERMVALLRAHGPERVLVNSAADWGRSDPLKTRKVGDLMLAQGFSEDDVDRVLWRNPVDFYGLSGRLTLDVAATDATHEGNSVLRGGE encoded by the coding sequence ATGCGCATCTTCGACCCCCACATCCACATGACCTCCCGCACCACCGACGACTACGAGGCCATGTACGCGGCCGGTGTCCGCGCCGTCGTCGAACCGTCCTTCTGGCTCGGCCAGCCCCGCACCTCCCCCGCCACCTTCGTCGACTACTTCGACTCCCTCCTCGGCTGGGAGCCCTTCCGCGCCGCCCAGTACGGCATCGCCCACCACTGCACGATCGCGCTCAACCCGAAGGAGGCCAACGACCCGCGCTGCCGGCCGGTCCTCGACGAGCTGCCCCGCTACCTCGTCAAGGACCAGGTCGTCGCCGTCGGCGAGATCGGCTACGACTCCATGACCCCCGCCGAGGACAGCGCGTTCGCCGCCCAGCTCCAGCTCGCCGCCGACCACGGACTCCCCGCACTGGTGCACACCCCGCACCGCGACAAGCTCGCCGGTCTGCGCCGCACCCTGGACGTGGTCCGCGAGTCCGCCCTGCCACCGGAACGGGTGCTGGTGGACCACCTCAACGAGACCACCGTGAAGGAGGCCAAGGACAGCGGCTGCTGGCTCGGCTTCTCCGTCTACCCCGACACCAAGATGGACGAGGAGCGGATGGTCGCCCTGCTGCGCGCCCACGGGCCCGAGCGGGTCCTGGTGAACTCCGCCGCCGACTGGGGCAGGAGCGACCCGCTGAAGACCCGCAAGGTCGGCGACCTGATGCTCGCCCAAGGGTTCTCCGAGGACGACGTCGACCGGGTGCTGTGGCGCAATCCCGTCGACTTCTACGGGCTCAGCGGCCGGCTCACCCTGGACGTCGCCGCGACCGACGCCACCCACGAGGGCAACTCCGTCCTGCGCGGCGGGGAGTGA
- a CDS encoding inositol-3-phosphate synthase, whose amino-acid sequence MSASVSQPRVGVWLIGARGSVATTVVAGCAAVTAGLHPPTGMVTETPPFEDCGLPPLSSLVFGGHDVVDCPLPKRAEALAAGGVLPPGLPAAVAAELTAADREIRPGGPVPGPTGHAPGPEGLITAFASDIRDFTRRCGLARTVVVNVASTEPAPTGGELPASSLYAAAALRAGCPYVDFTPSTGLHHPALAAARAASGLPYAGRDGKTGQTLLRSVLGPMFAQRALTVRAWSGTNLLGGGDGAALADPAAAAAKNAGKERVLADTLGTAPEGEVHIDDVPALGDWKTAWDHIAFDGFLGTRMILQTIWQGCDSALAAPLVLDLARLTARAHEAGLSGPLGELGFYFKDPVGEGPSSLGEQYAALLGFAERLRGGARGAADEPAARRPGEHR is encoded by the coding sequence ATGTCCGCGTCCGTTTCCCAGCCGCGCGTCGGCGTCTGGCTGATCGGGGCCCGCGGCTCCGTCGCCACCACCGTCGTGGCGGGCTGTGCCGCCGTCACCGCGGGTCTGCACCCACCGACGGGCATGGTCACCGAGACCCCACCCTTCGAGGACTGCGGCCTGCCGCCGCTGTCGTCACTCGTCTTCGGCGGCCACGACGTCGTGGACTGCCCGCTGCCCAAACGCGCCGAGGCCCTCGCCGCGGGCGGCGTCCTGCCCCCGGGCCTGCCGGCCGCCGTCGCCGCCGAACTGACCGCCGCGGACCGCGAGATCAGGCCGGGCGGCCCGGTCCCGGGACCCACCGGGCACGCTCCCGGCCCCGAGGGGCTGATCACCGCCTTCGCCTCCGACATACGGGACTTCACGCGGCGGTGCGGACTCGCGCGCACCGTCGTGGTGAACGTGGCCTCCACGGAACCGGCCCCGACCGGAGGGGAGCTGCCGGCCAGTTCCCTCTACGCGGCCGCCGCCCTGCGCGCCGGCTGCCCCTACGTCGACTTCACCCCCTCCACGGGTCTGCACCACCCGGCGCTCGCCGCGGCGCGGGCCGCCTCCGGCCTGCCGTACGCGGGCCGCGACGGCAAGACCGGGCAGACCCTGCTGCGGTCCGTGCTCGGCCCGATGTTCGCCCAGCGGGCGCTCACCGTGCGGGCCTGGTCCGGCACCAACCTGCTGGGCGGCGGAGACGGCGCCGCCCTCGCCGACCCGGCCGCCGCCGCGGCGAAGAACGCCGGCAAGGAACGCGTCCTCGCCGACACGCTCGGCACCGCCCCCGAAGGGGAGGTGCACATCGACGACGTGCCCGCGCTCGGCGACTGGAAGACCGCCTGGGACCACATCGCCTTCGACGGCTTCCTCGGCACCCGCATGATCCTCCAGACCATCTGGCAGGGCTGCGACTCCGCCCTCGCCGCACCCCTGGTCCTGGACCTGGCCCGGCTCACCGCCCGCGCCCACGAGGCGGGCCTGTCCGGACCGCTCGGCGAACTCGGCTTCTACTTCAAGGATCCGGTGGGGGAGGGGCCGTCCTCGCTGGGCGAGCAGTACGCGGCCCTCCTCGGCTTCGCGGAGCGGCTGCGCGGCGGGGCGCGCGGCGCCGCGGACGAACCCGCCGCCCGGCGTCCCGGGGAACACCGGTGA
- a CDS encoding serine/threonine-protein kinase — translation MSDQPSLPCSPLSAGDPRRVGPYRLVARLGRGGMGQVFLARSPGGRPVAVKVVAPELAGDAEFRARFADEVAAARRVGGFYTAQVVDAELDDDQPWLVTAYIPGPSLQQAVQAHGPLPPSALRVLGSGLAEGLAAIHASEVVHRDLKPGNVILAGDGPRVIDFGISRALDRAATTSSGLGTPGYMSPEQCKGLDTGFPSDVFALGCVLVYAATGRSPYGEGNALALQYRTVHDEPDLSGVPEELLPFLTRCLAHDPDARPTVEEALVTFTASAADGPWLPAEVSAMVRHWQAQSALLPPEETSVRGWGRRRVIASAALGVLLAGAGVWTAAVWPPGDTEGGAGAPAGAKRSMNPCDVLDNEIARRHRLTDTGSPGGYDSGTRRVTTCKWATSEFGSPEDGYEAYLTLAYGPASLQLVQENRHRYPSDLKGLPGAQAFANASEFETACEVSWPTSFGRVVVFADEPPNVIGGMGCDTVADFARSVFPKIPT, via the coding sequence ATGAGTGATCAGCCCTCCCTCCCCTGCTCCCCGCTCAGCGCCGGGGACCCGCGGCGGGTCGGGCCCTACCGGTTGGTGGCCCGGCTCGGCCGGGGCGGCATGGGCCAGGTGTTCCTGGCCCGCTCGCCGGGCGGCCGGCCGGTCGCGGTGAAGGTGGTCGCGCCGGAGCTGGCCGGCGACGCGGAGTTCCGCGCGCGCTTCGCCGACGAGGTGGCGGCCGCCCGCCGGGTAGGCGGCTTCTACACCGCGCAGGTGGTGGACGCCGAACTCGACGACGACCAGCCCTGGCTGGTCACCGCGTACATCCCCGGTCCCTCCCTGCAGCAGGCGGTGCAGGCACACGGCCCGCTCCCGCCGAGCGCGCTGCGGGTGCTCGGGTCCGGACTGGCCGAGGGTCTCGCCGCGATCCACGCCAGCGAGGTGGTCCATCGTGACCTCAAGCCCGGCAACGTGATCCTCGCGGGCGACGGACCACGGGTGATCGACTTCGGTATCTCCCGTGCCCTGGACCGGGCCGCGACCACCAGCTCGGGACTGGGCACGCCCGGCTACATGTCCCCCGAGCAGTGCAAGGGGCTCGACACCGGCTTCCCCTCCGACGTCTTCGCGCTGGGCTGCGTGCTGGTGTACGCGGCGACGGGCCGCAGCCCTTACGGTGAGGGAAACGCGCTCGCCCTCCAGTACCGCACCGTCCACGACGAGCCCGATCTGAGCGGCGTACCCGAAGAGCTGCTGCCCTTCCTGACCCGCTGCCTCGCCCACGACCCGGATGCGCGGCCCACCGTCGAGGAGGCTCTTGTCACGTTCACGGCATCCGCTGCGGACGGACCCTGGCTGCCCGCGGAGGTGAGCGCCATGGTGCGGCACTGGCAGGCCCAGAGCGCGCTCCTGCCGCCCGAGGAGACCTCCGTACGAGGCTGGGGCCGACGGCGCGTCATCGCGTCGGCCGCCCTGGGCGTGCTGCTCGCCGGCGCCGGAGTGTGGACGGCGGCAGTCTGGCCGCCTGGTGACACCGAAGGGGGCGCAGGCGCCCCGGCCGGAGCGAAACGCTCCATGAATCCCTGCGACGTGCTGGACAACGAGATCGCGAGGAGACATCGGCTGACCGACACCGGCAGCCCCGGCGGCTACGACAGCGGTACCCGACGGGTCACCACCTGCAAGTGGGCCACCTCCGAGTTCGGTTCGCCCGAGGACGGCTACGAGGCGTACCTCACCCTCGCCTACGGCCCCGCGTCCCTGCAGCTGGTCCAGGAGAACCGCCACCGCTACCCGAGCGACCTGAAGGGCCTCCCCGGTGCTCAGGCATTCGCCAACGCCTCCGAGTTCGAGACCGCCTGCGAGGTGAGCTGGCCCACCTCGTTCGGACGGGTCGTGGTGTTCGCCGACGAGCCGCCCAACGTCATCGGCGGCATGGGATGCGACACCGTGGCGGACTTCGCTAGGTCGGTCTTCCCGAAGATCCCCACGTGA
- a CDS encoding sugar phosphate isomerase/epimerase family protein codes for MSRFSQPDPELTHRIGRRGMLGVAAGATAAALLGAATAPATAAAQGPAATPGTAGAPGRGRPVLPPGRLGIQLYSLRDKVSTLGFGPVFAELERYGYDEVEFAGYTQGSAGPITLAQLRRLARNHGLNPIGSHVGYHSDDPNAYTFATNLTKVLDDAQALGLKHVGTASSPFRYGSTVDAWKRAAEDFNTYGAAARARGMKFYQHNHSEEFSFATDEPHVRLYDVLLAETDPDLVYLEMDIYWAYVGQFRFSRRPDGTPAPFDPLAYVLRQPHRYPLFHVKDGASDPSAEHGYRMVDVGDGDIDYRRFLSAVTRLRGERFAHHWQAEHDNPAESFAFARKSSAHLHSLREKC; via the coding sequence ATGAGCCGCTTCTCCCAGCCCGACCCCGAACTCACCCACCGCATCGGCAGACGCGGCATGCTGGGCGTCGCCGCGGGCGCCACCGCCGCCGCCCTGCTCGGCGCGGCGACCGCCCCCGCGACCGCGGCCGCGCAGGGCCCCGCGGCCACCCCCGGCACGGCCGGCGCGCCCGGCCGGGGCCGCCCCGTCCTGCCGCCCGGCCGGCTCGGCATCCAGCTCTACAGCCTGCGCGACAAGGTCTCCACACTCGGCTTCGGCCCCGTCTTCGCCGAACTGGAGCGCTACGGCTACGACGAGGTGGAGTTCGCCGGATACACCCAGGGCTCCGCGGGCCCCATCACCCTCGCCCAGCTCAGGCGGCTGGCCAGGAACCACGGCCTGAACCCGATCGGCAGCCACGTCGGCTACCACTCCGACGACCCGAACGCCTACACCTTCGCCACCAACCTCACCAAGGTCCTCGACGACGCCCAGGCCCTGGGCCTGAAGCACGTGGGCACCGCATCCAGCCCGTTCCGCTACGGCTCGACCGTCGACGCCTGGAAACGGGCCGCCGAGGACTTCAACACCTACGGCGCGGCGGCCAGGGCGCGCGGCATGAAGTTCTACCAGCACAACCACTCCGAGGAGTTCTCCTTCGCCACCGACGAGCCGCACGTCCGCCTCTACGACGTGCTGCTCGCCGAGACCGACCCCGACCTCGTGTACCTGGAGATGGACATCTACTGGGCGTACGTCGGCCAGTTCCGCTTCTCCCGGCGCCCCGACGGCACCCCGGCGCCCTTCGACCCCCTCGCCTACGTGCTGCGGCAGCCGCACCGCTACCCGCTGTTCCACGTGAAGGACGGGGCGAGCGACCCCTCGGCCGAGCACGGCTACCGCATGGTCGACGTCGGTGACGGCGACATCGACTACCGGCGGTTCCTGTCCGCGGTCACCCGGCTGCGCGGCGAGCGGTTCGCCCACCACTGGCAGGCCGAGCACGACAACCCCGCCGAGTCGTTCGCCTTCGCCCGCAAGTCCAGCGCGCACCTGCACTCGCTCCGGGAGAAGTGCTGA
- the eboE gene encoding metabolite traffic protein EboE: MRFRHPDGSVVHLAYCTNVHPAETFDGVLAQLRDHCEPVRRRLGRDRLGIGLWLARDAARALVGDPSALRALRTELDRRGLEVVTLNGFPYEGFGAEEVKYRVYRPDWADPERLDHTTALARVLAGLLPDDVTEGSISTLPLAWRTAAGEERTAAARTALAALGERLDALAELTGRSLRIGLEPEPGCVVETTGDALAPLAAIGHPRIGICVDTCHLATSFEDPDTALDALARSGVPVVKSQLSAALHAEHPHLPEVRDALAAFDEPRFLHQTRVATAAGLRGTDDLGEALDGRVLPDGAPWRSHFHVPLHAAPAAPLTSTLPVLTAALARLVGGPRPLTHHLEVETYTWQALPPELRPHTRAQLADGIAAELALARDLLTDLGLKELP; this comes from the coding sequence ATGCGCTTCCGGCACCCCGACGGCTCCGTCGTCCACCTCGCCTACTGCACCAACGTGCACCCGGCGGAGACCTTCGACGGAGTCCTCGCCCAGCTCCGCGACCACTGCGAACCGGTCCGCCGCCGTCTCGGCCGCGACCGTCTCGGGATCGGTCTGTGGCTCGCCCGGGACGCGGCCCGCGCCCTGGTCGGCGACCCGTCCGCGCTGCGCGCCCTGCGCACCGAACTGGACCGGCGCGGCCTCGAGGTGGTCACCCTCAACGGCTTTCCCTACGAGGGGTTCGGCGCCGAGGAGGTCAAGTACCGGGTCTACCGCCCGGACTGGGCCGACCCGGAACGCCTCGACCACACCACCGCCCTGGCCCGGGTGCTCGCCGGACTGCTGCCCGACGACGTCACCGAGGGCAGCATCTCCACCCTGCCGCTCGCCTGGCGCACCGCCGCCGGCGAGGAGCGCACCGCGGCCGCCCGCACCGCCCTGGCCGCCCTCGGCGAACGCCTCGACGCCCTCGCCGAGCTGACCGGCCGCTCCCTGCGCATCGGCCTCGAACCGGAGCCCGGCTGCGTCGTCGAGACCACCGGCGACGCCCTCGCCCCGCTGGCCGCGATCGGCCACCCCCGCATCGGCATCTGCGTCGACACCTGCCACCTCGCCACCTCCTTCGAGGACCCGGACACCGCCCTGGACGCCCTCGCCCGATCCGGTGTCCCCGTCGTCAAGTCCCAGCTCTCCGCCGCCCTGCACGCCGAGCACCCCCATCTCCCCGAGGTCCGCGACGCGCTCGCCGCCTTCGACGAACCCCGTTTCCTGCACCAGACCCGCGTCGCCACCGCCGCCGGCCTGCGCGGCACCGACGACCTCGGCGAAGCCCTGGACGGCCGGGTCCTGCCCGACGGCGCACCCTGGCGGTCCCACTTCCACGTCCCGCTGCACGCGGCCCCCGCCGCGCCCCTCACCTCCACCCTGCCCGTCCTGACCGCCGCGCTCGCCCGGCTCGTCGGCGGCCCGCGCCCGCTCACCCACCACCTGGAGGTCGAGACCTACACCTGGCAGGCGCTCCCGCCCGAGCTGCGGCCGCACACCCGCGCCCAGCTCGCCGACGGCATCGCCGCCGAGCTGGCCCTCGCCCGCGACCTGCTCACCGACCTCGGCCTGAAGGAGCTGCCGTGA
- a CDS encoding SCO3242 family prenyltransferase encodes MAPAPGRPRDASGASRAHPLRAWAELLRLPALLTVPGDALAGAAAGGARPGPRTLLAIGSSLCLYEAGMALNDWADRDEDARDRPHRPLPSGRIRPAAALTAACALTGAGLALAARAGRPALAVAAPLAATVWAYDLALKHTPAGPVAMAAARGLDLLLGAAATGGRTRAALPSAALLGSHTLAVTAVSRRETQGGSALGPLAALAGAAALTRLLTRRSVTARTGPHAALRTALGAGYAATVARPYLHAVLNPSPALTQRAVGGGIRATIPLQAALSARSGAPVTALAVAALAPLGRTFGRKVSIT; translated from the coding sequence ATGGCACCGGCCCCCGGCCGCCCCCGTGACGCCTCCGGCGCGTCCCGCGCCCACCCGCTCCGGGCCTGGGCGGAGCTGCTCCGCCTCCCCGCCCTCCTCACCGTCCCCGGCGACGCGCTGGCCGGGGCGGCGGCGGGCGGGGCGCGGCCCGGTCCCCGCACCCTGCTCGCCATCGGCTCCTCCCTCTGCCTGTACGAGGCGGGCATGGCCCTGAACGACTGGGCGGACCGCGACGAGGACGCCCGGGACCGCCCGCACCGGCCCCTGCCGTCCGGCCGGATCCGCCCGGCGGCGGCTCTCACCGCGGCCTGCGCCCTGACCGGCGCCGGACTCGCCCTCGCCGCCCGTGCCGGCCGCCCCGCGCTGGCCGTCGCCGCGCCGCTCGCGGCCACCGTCTGGGCGTACGACCTCGCCCTGAAGCACACCCCGGCGGGTCCTGTCGCCATGGCCGCCGCCCGGGGCCTCGATCTGCTCCTGGGAGCCGCGGCCACCGGCGGGCGCACCCGTGCCGCCCTCCCGTCGGCCGCGCTCCTCGGCAGCCACACCCTCGCCGTGACGGCGGTGTCCCGCCGCGAGACGCAGGGCGGTTCGGCGCTGGGCCCGCTCGCCGCGCTCGCCGGCGCCGCCGCGCTGACCCGGCTGCTGACCCGCCGGTCCGTCACGGCCCGCACCGGTCCGCACGCCGCGCTGCGCACCGCCCTCGGGGCCGGCTACGCCGCGACGGTCGCCCGCCCCTACCTGCACGCCGTCCTCAACCCCTCGCCCGCGCTCACCCAGCGCGCCGTCGGCGGCGGCATCCGCGCCACCATCCCGCTCCAGGCCGCCCTGTCCGCCCGATCCGGGGCGCCGGTCACCGCTCTCGCCGTCGCCGCGCTCGCCCCGCTCGGCCGCACCTTCGGGAGGAAGGTGAGCATCACATGA